The following proteins are encoded in a genomic region of Haemorhous mexicanus isolate bHaeMex1 chromosome 11, bHaeMex1.pri, whole genome shotgun sequence:
- the LHFPL4 gene encoding LHFPL tetraspan subfamily member 4 protein, whose protein sequence is MLPSQEASKLYHDNYVRNSRAIGVLWAIFTICFAIINVVVFIQPYWVGDSVNTPKPGYFGLFHYCVGSGLAGRELSCRGSFTDFSTIPSGAFQAAAFFVLLSMVLTLGCITCFALFFFCNTATVYKICAWMQLLAALCLVLGCMIFPDGWDAETIRDMCGEKTGKYSLGDCSVRWAYILAIIGILNALILSFLAFVLGNRQNDLLHEELKTESKDFVGTARI, encoded by the exons ATGCTGCCCTCGCAGGAAGCCTCCAAGCTGTACCATGACAACTACGTGCGGAACTCGCGCGCCATCGGCGTGCTCTGGGCCATCTTCACCATCTGCTTCGCCATCATCAACGTGGTGGTCTTCATCCAGCCCTACTGGGTGGGCGACAGCGTTAACACGCCCAAGCCCGGGTACTTCGGGCTGTTCCACTACTGCGTGGGCAGCGGGCTGGCGGGCCGGGAGCTGTCGTGCCGCGGCTCCTTCACCGACTTCAGCACCATCCCCTCGGGCGCCTTCCAGGCGGCTGCGTTCTTCGTGCTGCTCTCCATGGTCCTGACGCTGGGCTGCATCACCTGCTTCGCCCTGTTCTTCTTCTGCAACACCGCCACCGTCTACAAGATCTGCGCCTggatgcagctgctggcag CGCTCTGCCTGGTGCTGGGCTGCATGATCTTTCCCGATGGCTGGGATGCAGAGACCATACGGGACATGTGTGGGGAGAAGACAGGGAAGTACTCCCTGGGCGACTGCTCTGTACGCTGGGCTTATATCCTGGCTATCATTGGCATCCTCAATGCCCTTATCCTTTCCTTCCTGGCCTTTGTTCTCGGCAACCGGCAGAACGACCTGCTGCACGAGGAGCTCAAGACAGAGAGCAAAG ATTTTGTTGGCACTGCG AGGATATAA